CGTCACTGCCACTAGCTTCGACGTCTACACCGGTGAAGCGATGGCCATGGGTGAGCGGACGCCGCTGGCCTTGCTGGACGCGCCGGCCTCAGGACGCATGGCGATTGGCGAGACGCTGACCAACATCGCGGCCTCGCGCATCGGCAAGATTTCCGACATCAAACTCTCCGCCAACTGGATGTCCGCAGCCGGGCACCCAGGCGAAGACGCGCGCCTGTACGACACCGTGAAAGCGGTCGGTATGGAGCTGTGCCCGGAGCTGGGCATTACCATTCCGGTGGGCAAGGACTCCATGTCCATGAAAACCCGCTGGAGCGATGAAGGCACCGAGAAAACCGTGACGTCGCCGCTGTCGCTGATCGTGACCGGCTTTGCACCGGTAACCGACATCCGTGGCACGCTGACCCCGCAACTGCGCATGGACAAAGGCGTCACCGACCTGATCCTCATTGATCTGGGTCGCGGCCAGAACCGCATGGGTGCATCGATCCTCGCGCAAACCCACGGCAAGCTGGGCAAAGTCGCGCCGGACGTCGATGACGCCGAAGATCTCAAAGCGTTCTTCGCCGTTATTCAGGGCCTCAACGCCGATGGCCACCTGCTGGCTTACCATGACCGCTCCGACGGTGGTCTGTTGGTGTCCGTGCTGGAAATGGCCTTCGCCGGTCACTGCGGCCTGAACCTGCAACTCGACGGTCTGGCAGAAAACAAAGCCGCCATTGCAGCGATCCTTTTCAACGAAGAGCTGGGTGCTGTAATTCAGGTGCGTCAGGACGCCACCCCGGACGTGCTGGCACAGTTCAGCGCAGCAGGCTTGGCGGGCGATTGCGTCGCGGTCATCGGCCAGCCGGTCAATAACGACGATGTGCACATCAGCTACGACGGTGCGCCTGTTTTCACCGGTCAGCGTCGTCTGTTGCAGCGTCAGTGGGCTGAAACCAGCTACCAGATCCAGCGTCTGCGCGATAACGCCGAATGCGCGGATCAGGAGTTCGACGCGCTGTTGGAAGAAGACAACCCAGGCCTGAGCGTCAAGCTCGGTTATGACGTCAACGACAACATTGCCGCGCCTTACATCAAGAAGGGCGTTCGCCCGCAAGTGGCGGTACTGCGTGAGCAGGGCGTCAACGGTCAGGTCGAGATGGCTGCAGCGTTCGATCGCGCAGGCTTTGCCTCTGTCGATGTGCACATGAGCGACATCCTCGCGGGCCGTGTGGACCTGAACGAGTTCAAGGGTCTTGTGGCCTGCGGCGGTTTCTCCTATGGCGACGTGCTCGGTGCGGGCGAAGGCTGGGCGAAATCAGCACTGTTCAACACTCGTGCCCGCGATGCGTTCCAGGCGTTCTTCGAGCGTCAGGACAGTTTTGCGCTGGGTGTTTGCAACGGTTGCCAGATGATGTCCAACCTCAGCGAGCTGATTCCGGGCAGCGAGTTCTGGCCGCACTTTGTGCGCAACCGCTCCGAGCAGTTCGAGGCGCGGGTAGCGATGGTCCAGATTCAGGAATCGGCGTCGATCTTCCTGCAAGGCATGGCCGGTTCGCGTATGCCAATCGCTATCGCTCACGGTGAAGGTCACGCTGAATTCAAGAGCCCTGAATCGCTGCTGGAAACCGATCTGTCTGGCACTGTGGCGATGCGCTTCGTCGATAACCACGGCAAAGTCACCGAGACTTACCCGGCCAACCCGAACGGTTCGGCGCGCGGCATTACGGGTCTTACCACCCGCGACGGTCGCGTCACTATCATGATGCCGCACCCTGAGCGCGTGTTCCGTGCAGTGAACAACTCTTGGCACCCGGAAGAGTGGACCGAAGACGGCGCGTGGATGCGCATGTTCCGTAACGCTCGCGTCTGGGTGAACTGATAGCGGATGTACAAGCTCGCCTTCTTCGTGCCACAGAGCCACGTAGAGCAGGTCAAAAGCGCCTTATTCGCCGTCGGTGCGGGGCGAATAGGGGCTTACGATTGCTGCGCCTGGCAGGTGCTCGGTCAAGGCCAGTTTCGCCCGCTGGACGGCAGTCAGCCGTTCATCGGGCAGACCGGCCAGATTGAGCATGTGGAAGAGTGGAAGGTTGAGCTGGTTGTCGCCGATGAGCTGATCAAGCAAGCGGTGGCCGCGCTTAAGCAAAGCCATCCATATGAAACGCCCGCATACGAGGTCTGGAAGCTGGCGGATTTCTAAAGCGCGCCGCAAATCCCTGAGCGAGCCGACTTGTTAGCGAGAGACTTACCCGGCGTATTCAGGCACATCGCTTCGCGAACAAGTTCGCTCCTACAGGATCACGGGCCGTACGCAATGTTCGATCACGGCCGAATCTCAATCATCGTCCCGTCCTTCACCAAATCCCAGACTTCACGGATATCGCTGTTTCTCATGGCGATGCAACCGTTGGTCCAGTCCAGCGTCTGGAAATACCATTCCGGGTATTCCTCATCCACGGGCGTGCCATGGATCATGATCATGCTGCCCGGATTCACGCCTTCACGGCGCGCCCGTGCGGAGTCGCTGATGTTGGGGTAGGAGATGTGCAGTGACAGGTTGTAGTTGTTGCTGGTCTTGCGCCAATCCAGCCAGTAAAAGCCCTCTGGCGTGCGTTGATCGCCTTCCTGCAGTTTCGTGCCTTTTGGCGACTTGCCGAGTGAAACGCGATACGTCTTCAGCGCCTCTCCATTGCTGATCAGCTGCAACTGACGCTCTGATTTAAGCACCAGGATTTTGTCGATGGTGCGATCGGCGATGTTTTCAGTATTGATGACCTTGTTGCCAATGAACTTCTGCTCACTGCCTTTGGGCACGATGGTCTGGGTGAACGACGCCTGCGACAGCGAAACGAACGACAGACAAAACACAGCAAGCAACCAACGCATCGAAACGGTATCCCTGAAGACAGCGCGAGCTCGCGCGTCGGTTAACTGATCAAGTGGGTGTAGGAGGGCGTGACACAGGCAGGCAATCGCTATGGACCGGGAAAACACCTTTTTGCCGGTCAGCGAAGAACCATTCTAGGGTACGTCTGACCGTGTGAAAAGCCAGCTCGTCCCACGGAATATCCGCTTCGTCGAACAACTGGACCTCAAGGCTTTCAACACCTGCGGCGAAGTCTTCGCTCGTCAGTTCGGCGCGATAGAACACATGCACCTGACTGATGTGTGGCACGTCGATCAGCGTGTACAGCTGCATATTGTTAAGCGTGGCGCAGGCCTCTTCGACGGTCTCGCGGCGGGCAGCCTGCTCAACGCTTTCGCCGTTTTCCATGAAGCCTGCCGGCAGCGTCCAGAACCCCAGTCTTGGCTCGATAGCGCGGCGACACAGCAGCACTTTGCCTTCCCACACCGGCACGCTGCCAGCGACGATATTGGGGTTCTGGTAATGAATGGTGTGGCAGTGCTCACACACATAGCGCAGTCGGCTGTCGCCTTCGGGGATGCGCTGGATGACCTGTTCGCCACAGTGGCTGCAGAAATTCATGTTCGAACCGGATGATTGAGTCAGCGGCTATCTTGGCGTGCCCTGTGGGTGATCGGCAAGCAGCCGTTTCATCGCGTCGGTAATTTGTCCTACAAGGACTTGGGGTGGTCACCTACTTTGGTGCATGATGCCGGGTAGGTAACAGATCGAGATATCCCATGCTGGACGAGCTACTTCGCCGAATTGGCAGTCATACGCCGGGCACGCTGGAGACCGACGCTCGCTTTCCCGAGGCTGCGGTGCTGTTGCCCATTACCCGCAGCGACGAACCGGAACTTGTGCTCACGCTGCGAGCGAGCGGGTTGTCGACGCATGGTGGTGAAGTTGCCTTTCCGGGCGGTCGCCGCGATCCGGAAGACCCGGACCTGATCTATACCGCATTGCGTGAAGCCGAAGAAGAAATCGGCCTGCCGCCAGGGTTGGTGGAGATTGTCGGACCGTTGAGTCCCTTAATTTCCAAACACGGAATCAAAGTGACCCCGTACGTCGGTCTCATTCCTGATTTCGTCGAATACACCCCAAATGATGGCGAGATTGCTGCGGTTTTCAGCGTGCCACTGGCATTTTTTCGTGAGGACGTCCGAGAGCACACGCATCGCATCGATTATCAGGGGCGCAGTTGGTACGTGCCGAGCTACCGGTTTGGCGAATACAAGATTTGGGGGCTGACCGCGATCATGATCGTCGAGCTGATGAACGTCCTTTACGACAGCGACATCAGCCTGAGCCATCCGCCGAAACGCTCTGCCATCGAATTCCTGAAATCCTGATGTCACCCCGTTTGCCCATGCGCGCTGCCAGCGCATCGAAAGCCTGCGCCCCATTTGTCAGCCATCGTCAGACCATGAGGACAATAAAATGAAATACCGCCTGGGAGATTCCCGTGTCGACGCGCACCCGCAAAGCTGGATTGCGCCCACCGCCACGCTGATTGGCAACGTCAGGCTTGAAGCCAACGCCAGCGTTTGGTTTGGCGCCGTGTTGCGCGGCGACAACGAGCTGATTCACATCGGGGAAAACAGCAACGTTCAGGACGGCACGGTGATGCACACCGACATGGGCTCACCGCTGAACATCGGCAAAAACGTGACCATCGGCCACAACGTGATGCTCCACGGCTGCGACGTGGACGACAACACGCTGATCGGCATCAATTCAGTCATCCTCAACGGCGCGAAGATCGGCAAATACTGCATCATCGGCGCCAATTCCCTGATCGGCGAAGGCAAGGTCATACCCGATGGCTCGCTGGTCATAGGCTCACCCGGCAAGGTCGTGCGCGAGCTGACCGAGGTGCAGAAGAAGATGCTTGAAGCGAGTGCTGCCCATTACGTGCTAAATGCCCAGCGCTATGCGCGGGATCTGGCGCCGCAGGAGGATTGATGAGTATGGATTTGCCGCGTCCTGAAAAGCCTGTGCGTTCACCGTGCGTTAACGTGTGTGCGCTGGATGAGCGAGACGTGTGCGTGGGCTGCCAGCGCACTGTCGCGGAGATCACCGGCTGGAGCCGCATGGACAATGCGGCGCGTCGGGTTGTGCTGGGCTTGTGTCACGAGCGTGCGGTGGCAAGCGGGATGATGTTTTCGGTACCCGCTGGCTGATGCAGCTCATGCAGGACCGCGCTTGCACGCGATTGCAGTGGGTCAGGCATATAGATGTCGACTGATACGCTGATATCGTGGACAAGCGTGACCTTGTAGTTAACCGCGTCGAACGCCCGTCCGCCTCCACCCCCCATCTCCTCGGGCTTCGTGGTAAATTGCGCGCCTTTCTCCCCTGGGGTTGCTCGCCCAAGGCGGGTTGCCCTTGATATCTGCTCCACGAGGCCCTGAGATGACTCAAATCGGAACTCCACTGTCGCCGACCGCGACCCGTGTATTGCTCTGCGGTTGCGGAGAGCTTGGTAAGGAAGTGGTCATCGAACTGCAACGCCTGGGCGTTGAAGTGATCGCTGTCGACCGCTACGCCAACGCGCCGGCCATGCAGGTCGCGCACCGCAGTCATGTGATCAACATGCTCGATGGTGCTGCGCTGCGTGCAGTCATCGAGGCGGAGAGACCCCATTACATCGTCCCGGAAATCGAAGCCATCGCCACGGCGACGCTGGTAGAACTCGAGGCCGAAGGATTCACGGTGATCCCGACCGCCCGCGCTGCGCAACTGACCATGAACCGAGAAGGCATTCGTCGTCTGGCCGCTGAAGAGCTGGACCTGCCCACCTCTCCTTATCACTTCGCCGACACCTTCGAGGCCTACAAGCGCGCTGTCGAAGACTTGGGTTTCCCATGTGTGGTCAAGCCAGTGATGAGTTCTTCGGGCAAGGGCCAAAGCCTGCTCAAGACTGACGCCGACATTCAGAAAGCGTGGGATTACGCGCAAGAAGGCGGTCGTGCGGGCAAAGGCCGCGTGATCATCGAAGGCTTCATCGATTTCGATTACGAAATTACCCTGCTGACCGTTCGTCATGTGGGCGGCACCACCTTCTGCGCGCCAGTCGGTCACCGGCAGGAGAAGGGCGACTATCAAGAGTCATGGCAGCCACAAGCGATGAGCCCGGTTGCGCTGGCTGAGTCTGAGCGTGTTGCCAAGGCAGTCACCGAAGCGCTGGGTGGTCGCGGGCTGTTCGGCGTCGAGCTGTTCATCAAGGGTGATCAGGTGTGGTTCAGCGAAGTGTCGCCGCGCCCGCATGACACCGGGCTGGTCACGCTGATTTCTCAGGACCTGTCGCAATTCGCGTTGCATGCCCGCGCTATCCTCGGCCTGCCGATTCCGTTGATTCGTCAGTTCGGGCCCTCGGCATCGGCGGTGATTCTGGTTGATGGCACATCGACCCAGACCGCCTTCGCTAACCTTGAGCAGGCGTTGAGTGAGCCAGACACGGCACTGCGCTTGTTCGGCAAGCCGGAAGTCAACGGTCAGCGTCGCATGGGCGTGGCGCTGGCGCGTGACGAGTCAGTCGAATCCGCTCGCGCCAAGGCTACCCGTGCTTCAAGAGCGGTGAAAGTGCAGTTGTAAGCGATCTGCGTAGCCAAACAAACGGCGCCCATCGAGGCGCCGTTTTTTTTGTTCGGAAAATTGGATCGGCCCCTGTAGGCGCGCGCTTGCCCGCGATTGTGGAGTGTCATTTATCACCATCGAAGCTGACCCAACTCTTTCGCGGGCAAGCGCGCTCCTACAGTCAGGGGTTGCGTCATGCAATCGTGTGCAGATCCCGATCCCGGGTTTCCTTCAGGCACAGCACGGCAATCAGGCTGATCAGCGCTGCCGCCGAGACGTATCCGCCGACCCAGCTCAAACCGCCCATTTCCACCAGCTTCTGTGCGAAAAACGGTGCGACGGAAGCACCGACAATGCCCCCAATGTTGTAGGCCGCCGAGGCGCCGCTGTAGCGCACGCGTGTCGGAAACAGCTCGGGCAGCATCGCGCCCATCGGAGCAAACGTCACGCCCATCAAAAACAGTTCTATCGACAAGAACAACGCCACCGCCCAGGTGGTGCCATGTGTCAGCAAAGGCTCCATCAGGAAGCCTGACAAAATCGCCAGTACGCCACCGATGATCAATACCGGCTTACGTCCGAAACGATCGCTGGCCCACGCCGAAAGGGGTGTCGCCAGCGCCATGAACAGCACTGCGAAGCACAGCAGGGCGAGGAAGGTTTCACGCGTGTAACCCAGCGTTTTCACTCCATAACTCAGTGAGAAAACCGTCGAGATGTAAAAAAGTGCATAACACACCACCATCGATGCTGCGCCCAGCAGCATCGGCACCCAGTATTGGGAAAAGAGTTCGGTGATCGGCATTTTCACGCGCTCATGACGCGCGATGGCATTGGCAAAGACCGGCGTTTCTTCAAGCTTCAAGCGCACATACAGGCCGATGATCACCAGTACTGCGCTGAGCAGGAACGGTACGCGCCAGCCCCAGGAGCGAAACTGTTCGTCATCCAGGGTCATGGCCAGCGTCAGAAACAGTCCGTTGGCGGCGAGGAAACCAATCGACGGGCCCAGTTGCGGGAACATCCCATACCAGGCGCGCTTGCCCTTCGGCGCATTTTCGGTGGCGAGCAACGCCGCGCCGCCCCATTCCCCGCCCAGCCCGAGACCCTGGCCAAATCGCAGCACGCACAACAGGATCGGGGCCCATGCTCCAATGGCGTCGTAGCCCGGCAACACACCAATCAGCGTGGTGCAAACGCCCATTAGCAGCAATGAGGCGACCAATGTCGATTTCCGGCCAATACGATCACCGAAGTTCCCGAACAGCAGCGACCCTAATGGGCGTGCGAGAAAGGCGATGCCGAAGGTAAGAAAAGCCGACAGCATTTGCGCGGTGCTGGAGGTCTGCGGGAAGAATACTGGCCCGATCACCAACGCTGCTGCGGTGGCATATACATAAAAGTCATAGAACTCGATGGCGGTGCCGATGAAGCTTGCCGTTGCAACCCGTGTGGCTGAGTTGGCAGGTCGAGCCTCGGTGTTTTCGCTTGGAGGGTAGGCGGATGTTGTGGTCATGCAGTTATCCCTGGACTGTCATGTTGCCTGTCAGGCGCTGTCGCAAAATCTGCGCGCGCTGAGGCAAACGTTAATTATTGTGGGTGCAGCGCTGAACAGACTCGCCCTGATCGGGGCGGGGCGTGGCAATGCTCGGGATGGGAGCGGGCGCCAACGGTTACGTTAAAGTCAGGCTGGGTGACAGGCCGGATCGCACGGTGTGCGGGTAGCACGCGGATCGGCGGGGCTGGGTAAGCGAGGTCGATTATAGGAAGGGGGTTGACCGGGAAACAAGTGCCTCAATCGTGCGAAACAATGCATTTCTGTAGTCGTGGATTCATTCGCGCGGGGTCAGAAGTGATTCAATTCATGATGTCGACTCGCCAACAAGTTAGCTCCCGCAGAACGAATGCATTCGCGTGGCGGCGAAATTGATTCGACCGAGAAAACGTCTCGCCGACAAGTTGGCACCTGCAGGGAGGCTGCTGTGGGTGTTCAGTGCACGGCCTTGGTGGCGGTGTTCTGCCACATCATCACACGCGTAACCCGGTTGTCTTCCGTCTCCAGAATTTCGAGTCGATAAGGACCGATCTTCAGGCACACAGCGCTTGCGGGGATGCTTTCCAGTGCTTCGGTGATCAGTCCGTTGACGGTCTTGGGCCCATCGGACGGTAAATGCCAACCCAGGCTTTTATTCAGATCACGAATCGACGCAGCACCGTCCACCAGCAAGCGACCATCCGCCTGCGGCTGGACGTGCGGATTGGTCATGGACTGCTCGCTTTCGAACTCGCCGACAATCTCTTCCAGAATGTCTTCCAGGCTGACGATGCCGAGTACCTCGCCATATTCATCCACCACCACGCCCATGCGGCGCTGTTGCTTGTGGAAGTTCAGCAGCTGCAATTGCAGCGGCGTGCTTTCCGGGACGAAGTAAGGCTCGTAACACGCAGCTATCAGCTCTTCTTTGGTGAGCTGGCCGCGGGGCAACAGGTGGCTGATCACTCGGGTATTGAGCACGCCCTCAACCTGGTTGATGTCGTTGTGATACACCGGCAATCGGGTATGCCGCGAGATGATCAGCCGCTCGATGATGTGCTCGATGCTGTCGTCCAGATTCACCCCGTCGACCTCACTGCGCGGGACCAGGATGTCGTTCACGGTCATGCTGTCCAGCGCGTAGATACCGGAAATGACGTGCGCCCTGCCGGACTGTGGCGTGGAGTGTTCCTGATGAGTGGTTGGGCCTAGGTCATCGTCATCATCAGACTGGGATGCGGTACGACGCCTGGACAGAAATGGCCGCAACAGCAGTTTCGCAATGTTCTTGTAGAGCCAGGTCAGTGGTGTAAGCAGGGTCATCGGTGCGCGCAAAAGCGTGTTGCCGAGCAGCACTATGGCTTCCGGACGACGCGCCGCCAGTTTGCGCGGGATGAACTCAGCGACAATCAGCAGCACGCTAGTGACCAGAACCCAGGCCAGCGTCGGACCGTTGAAGTAGAAGTTGTTGAGGGCGATGAGGGTGGCGACGACGGTAATCAGCACCCTGATTAGCGTGTTCGCCAGGATCAGGCTATTGAGGTTGAACGCCAATGCAGGCTTGGGCGGATCGCCAGGGCGGCTGCTCGCACGTATTGCCCTGAGTTGGTGATAGGCGGCTTCTACCGCCGTGAGCAGTCCAGACCACAGCGTCAACAGACCAAGAACGGCGAGCATCGTGCTCAGGTGCAGGTTATCCATTATCAGCGCCCGTCAGATGTGCAGAATGTATTCGCGTACCAGCTTGCTGCCAAAGTAGGCCAGCATTAGCAGGCAGAATCCGCCCAGGGTCCAGCGGATCGCTTTGTGCCCGCGCCAGCCCAGGCGGTTACGGCCCCAAAGCAAAACGCTGAAAACGATCCACGCCAGAATCGAAAGCAACGTCTTGTGCACCAGGTGTTGCGCAAACAGGTTCTCCACAAACAGCCAGCCGGAGATCAGCGACATCGACAACAGCGTCCAGCCAGCCCACAGGAAGCCAAACAGCAGGCTTTCCATGGTCTGCAGAGGGGGGAAGTTTTTTATCAGCCCGGAGGGATGCTTGTTTTTCAGCTGGTGGTCTTGAACCAGCAGCAACAAGGCCTGGAACATCGCGATGGTGAACATCCCATAAGCCAGGATGGACAGCAGGATATGGCCGATGAGGCCTTGCTCCGCCACGATAGGCTGCAATGTACCGACCGGAGCGAACTGGGCCATCAGCGTAGTCAGAAGGCCC
The DNA window shown above is from Pseudomonas sp. BSw22131 and carries:
- a CDS encoding Nif3-like dinuclear metal center hexameric protein → MYKLAFFVPQSHVEQVKSALFAVGAGRIGAYDCCAWQVLGQGQFRPLDGSQPFIGQTGQIEHVEEWKVELVVADELIKQAVAALKQSHPYETPAYEVWKLADF
- a CDS encoding NUDIX hydrolase; this translates as MNFCSHCGEQVIQRIPEGDSRLRYVCEHCHTIHYQNPNIVAGSVPVWEGKVLLCRRAIEPRLGFWTLPAGFMENGESVEQAARRETVEEACATLNNMQLYTLIDVPHISQVHVFYRAELTSEDFAAGVESLEVQLFDEADIPWDELAFHTVRRTLEWFFADRQKGVFPVHSDCLPVSRPPTPT
- a CDS encoding CoA pyrophosphatase — translated: MLDELLRRIGSHTPGTLETDARFPEAAVLLPITRSDEPELVLTLRASGLSTHGGEVAFPGGRRDPEDPDLIYTALREAEEEIGLPPGLVEIVGPLSPLISKHGIKVTPYVGLIPDFVEYTPNDGEIAAVFSVPLAFFREDVREHTHRIDYQGRSWYVPSYRFGEYKIWGLTAIMIVELMNVLYDSDISLSHPPKRSAIEFLKS
- a CDS encoding gamma carbonic anhydrase family protein — protein: MKYRLGDSRVDAHPQSWIAPTATLIGNVRLEANASVWFGAVLRGDNELIHIGENSNVQDGTVMHTDMGSPLNIGKNVTIGHNVMLHGCDVDDNTLIGINSVILNGAKIGKYCIIGANSLIGEGKVIPDGSLVIGSPGKVVRELTEVQKKMLEASAAHYVLNAQRYARDLAPQED
- a CDS encoding DUF1289 domain-containing protein, with amino-acid sequence MSMDLPRPEKPVRSPCVNVCALDERDVCVGCQRTVAEITGWSRMDNAARRVVLGLCHERAVASGMMFSVPAG
- the purT gene encoding formate-dependent phosphoribosylglycinamide formyltransferase: MTQIGTPLSPTATRVLLCGCGELGKEVVIELQRLGVEVIAVDRYANAPAMQVAHRSHVINMLDGAALRAVIEAERPHYIVPEIEAIATATLVELEAEGFTVIPTARAAQLTMNREGIRRLAAEELDLPTSPYHFADTFEAYKRAVEDLGFPCVVKPVMSSSGKGQSLLKTDADIQKAWDYAQEGGRAGKGRVIIEGFIDFDYEITLLTVRHVGGTTFCAPVGHRQEKGDYQESWQPQAMSPVALAESERVAKAVTEALGGRGLFGVELFIKGDQVWFSEVSPRPHDTGLVTLISQDLSQFALHARAILGLPIPLIRQFGPSASAVILVDGTSTQTAFANLEQALSEPDTALRLFGKPEVNGQRRMGVALARDESVESARAKATRASRAVKVQL
- a CDS encoding MFS transporter; this translates as MTTTSAYPPSENTEARPANSATRVATASFIGTAIEFYDFYVYATAAALVIGPVFFPQTSSTAQMLSAFLTFGIAFLARPLGSLLFGNFGDRIGRKSTLVASLLLMGVCTTLIGVLPGYDAIGAWAPILLCVLRFGQGLGLGGEWGGAALLATENAPKGKRAWYGMFPQLGPSIGFLAANGLFLTLAMTLDDEQFRSWGWRVPFLLSAVLVIIGLYVRLKLEETPVFANAIARHERVKMPITELFSQYWVPMLLGAASMVVCYALFYISTVFSLSYGVKTLGYTRETFLALLCFAVLFMALATPLSAWASDRFGRKPVLIIGGVLAILSGFLMEPLLTHGTTWAVALFLSIELFLMGVTFAPMGAMLPELFPTRVRYSGASAAYNIGGIVGASVAPFFAQKLVEMGGLSWVGGYVSAAALISLIAVLCLKETRDRDLHTIA
- a CDS encoding transporter associated domain-containing protein translates to MDNLHLSTMLAVLGLLTLWSGLLTAVEAAYHQLRAIRASSRPGDPPKPALAFNLNSLILANTLIRVLITVVATLIALNNFYFNGPTLAWVLVTSVLLIVAEFIPRKLAARRPEAIVLLGNTLLRAPMTLLTPLTWLYKNIAKLLLRPFLSRRRTASQSDDDDDLGPTTHQEHSTPQSGRAHVISGIYALDSMTVNDILVPRSEVDGVNLDDSIEHIIERLIISRHTRLPVYHNDINQVEGVLNTRVISHLLPRGQLTKEELIAACYEPYFVPESTPLQLQLLNFHKQQRRMGVVVDEYGEVLGIVSLEDILEEIVGEFESEQSMTNPHVQPQADGRLLVDGAASIRDLNKSLGWHLPSDGPKTVNGLITEALESIPASAVCLKIGPYRLEILETEDNRVTRVMMWQNTATKAVH
- a CDS encoding cytochrome C assembly family protein; the protein is MFPLSPSLLPSLAAAVLYAAATLYQGLRLRQGIKVDKWLLCLIGTLAVACQASALFGQLVRPIGLGLDFFSAASLIAVAVIVVTLLACIRIPVENLLILLFPLGLLTTLMAQFAPVGTLQPIVAEQGLIGHILLSILAYGMFTIAMFQALLLLVQDHQLKNKHPSGLIKNFPPLQTMESLLFGFLWAGWTLLSMSLISGWLFVENLFAQHLVHKTLLSILAWIVFSVLLWGRNRLGWRGHKAIRWTLGGFCLLMLAYFGSKLVREYILHI